One genomic region from Oncorhynchus gorbuscha isolate QuinsamMale2020 ecotype Even-year linkage group LG13, OgorEven_v1.0, whole genome shotgun sequence encodes:
- the LOC123993974 gene encoding uncharacterized protein LOC123993974, with protein MVLKHTVPVIVVQSHCSYVAGSALCNHLVALLYQTAHYSQLNHQFTAAQTQNSIGTSQEHLSSLYKALNGYMPDMDFLRVSETYANFSPLPAPLGTTMEMSADVPLVESSFGPVQCGSVLSYQLPQPKTHEIVKIADAPSPPILPLDGYRLQASQCAYVLSHQEQFHLKALETTYEISQSRGCYKGAEQQPGMASAQENENNILSFPRGLPCLGRDLS; from the exons ATGGTGTTAAAGCACACCGTACCAGTGATAGTGGTCCAAAGTCACTGCTCCTATGTTGCAGGAAGTGCTCTGTGCAATCATCTGGTGGCCCTTCTTTACCAGACAGCGCACTACTCTCAACTAAACCACCAGTTCACAGCTGCACAGACACAGAACAGCATTGGCACAAGCCAAGAACACTT AAGTTCTCTCTACAAAGCACTCAATGGATACATGCCTGACATGGACTTTCTCCGCGTCTCAGAAACGTATGCCAACTTTTCTCCACTTCCTGCCCCTCTTGGGACAACAATGGAAATGTCAGCTGACGTGCCCCTGGTTGAGTCCTCCTTTGGGCCAGTGCAATGCGGCAGTGTTCTGTCCTATCAGCTTCCACAGCCAAAGACCCATGAAATTGTGAAGATTGCCGATGCCCCTTCTCCACCAATACTTCCATTAGATGGCTACAGGCTTCAGGCTTCCCAGTGTGCTTACGTCCTTAGCCATCAGGAGCAGTTCCACCTCAAGGCATTAGAGACAACCTACGAGATATCACAAAGTCGAGGTTGCTACAAGGGAGCAGAGCAGCAGCCCGGAATGGCATCAGCTCAGGAAAATGAGAATAACATCCTCTCGTTTCCGAGAGGTTTGCCATGTCTGGGGAGAGACCTCAGCTGA
- the LOC123993976 gene encoding transmembrane protein 199-like has translation MASSFVIGNTFRERVRDLLENDEFSVPTELQKEVEDILQQEPPSTLSFRTARKLNKCLTDNGQPFYLHELLEDSSLHLPKVEMPPRNPMLVARLERIKAKLANEEYNRITRNVNTQQIHRRETLADFGREVRSAKAAVVTVLNFLVTVAATFACAYLGSQYLFTETAARVISAVIAASVVGLAELYVLVRTMEGELGEP, from the exons ATGGCGTCGTCTTTTGTGATTGGAAACACATTTCGAGAGAGGGTAAGAGACTTGCTGGAGAACGATGAGTTTTCAGTTCCAACGGAGCTACAGAAAGAAGTGGAGGATATTCTTCAACAGGAACCACCATCAACTCTGTCCTTCAGAACTGCTAGAAAACTTAATAAATGTCTGACAGACAATG GTCAACCTTTCTACCTTCATGAGTTGTTGGAGGACAGCTCATTGCACCTGCCTAAGGTTGAAATGCCCCCCAGA AACCCTATGCTTGTGGCTCGTCTGGAACGAATCAAAGCCAAGTTGGCCAATGAAGAATACAACAGGATCACACGGAATGTAAACACTCAG CAAATTCATCGTCGTGAGACACTGGCAGACTTTGGGAGAGAAG TGCGCTCTGCCAAAGCTGCAGTTGTGACTGTCTTAAACTTCCTAGTGACAGTGGCGGCGACGTTCGCTTGCGCCTATCTCGGCAGTCAATACCTCTTCACAGAGACAGCGGCG AGGGTGATATCTGCAGTGATTGCTGCGTCCGTCGTCGGCCTGGCAGAGCTGTATGTTCTGGTACGGACCATGGAGGGAGAGCTAGGAGAACCATAG
- the LOC123993059 gene encoding homeobox protein SEBOX-like: MGEMFRPDQIQCDDVQQFYSDWIRLYSNPVSHQLTPVSPNLAESLLWEEDSHLGSLATTTAPVGSQAHSSRPYRDGFNQPCVGTSGYRNFKPQTLAVSQARYGHQTSVDQVVPSHPQQMYWDVTQGEGHHPQVGPQTSIGYISDLIYNAAIVTNFLEF, translated from the coding sequence ATGGGGGAAATGTTCCGACCAGACCAGATTCAGTGTGATGATGTTCAGCAGTTCTACTCCGATTGGATCCGTCTCTACAGCAACCCTGTGTCTCATCAGCTTACACCCGTCTCCCCAAACCTGGCAGAATCCCTGCTGTGGGAGGAAGACTCTCACCTGGGATCTCTTGCTACTACCACGGCACCCGTTGGAAGCCAAGCACACTCCTCACGGCCATACCGGGATGGgttcaaccagccctgcgtgggAACCTCAGGGTATAGGAACTTTAAGCCACAGACTCTAGCCGTCTCACAGGCAAGATATGGTCATCAAACCTCAGTGGACCAGGTTGTCCCCTCCCATCCGCAGCAGATGTACTGGGATGTGACTCAAGGAGAGGGTCACCATCCTCAGGTGGGCCCCCAGACCTCCATCGGATACATCTCAGACCTGATCTATAATGCTGCTATTGTCACCAACTTCCTGGAGTTCTAA